The Hippoglossus hippoglossus isolate fHipHip1 chromosome 16, fHipHip1.pri, whole genome shotgun sequence genomic sequence AGTTTGGCCTGGAGGTGCCGCCTCCCGATTTCTCACACGTCTGAActcccatgttttttttttcacaccacGGAGACTGCGGTGAAGTGTGATGTGTGGCAAAGTGACAAGAACGCACTGCTCTACGGATGGAGACTCAAATTTTGTTTTCAGGGAACTATTTGACTTGTCGCGGCAAAACAGGGAAGTCTGACACATCCAGGCTgcttttctattattttctcaaagtacatttttgtgCATTTCCAACTTTTTGGGAGCACTAAACTTGTTTCCCACTTTTCCATTTGGAGCCTGGACGTCGTCCCGGGTGACACACGTGAGGAGGGAGGGGTTCTTGCGTTTGCATGACAGTCCTTTTCCCGCCACCtctcaaaataaacaatatggTTTTCTTGCGATTGTAAAAACTAAACCCGCTCGCTAAGAGTATTACAGGCATCACACTTCGCATCCAGTCGACACTGTGCAGTGACGAATGAGGCTGCACCTTCTCATCACACACACGATCCCACGCTCACAGgtccctcactcactcactcacgcTCGTCTTAAACGGGGTTAATCGTCCAACTTaataagaaacaaaaatgtgtgtgttttttttaggcGTTGTAGTGATACATGCATCCATTATACTGATATACACTtcttaaaaaaagtttttaaaaaacaaaaaacaaagaaaaaaataaaagaacaccaacaaaaaaaaaaagggtattAGAAATGCAGCTATACAGAGTCTTTTAGCTAATCCAGGGGAGTGAGGCTGAGGGTCAGGTCGATGTCCAGAGGGAGCagagtggagggggggtgggtgtggtgtgtgtgaatgtgtgtgtggggtgggggggggggaggataaGCAGGAAGAGCTGGGTTAGTTATTGCAGCAGGGACGGCTGGTGGGCTGAGCCGTCTCTGTCAGGTCCACCCCCCGGCTCCGCCCGCTGCTGGCGCCGGTGGCTTGGGGCTCGTTCTTGGGAAGCTTCTTTGCTGCAATGTGAAAGTGACAGAGACTCGATGAGCAGGAGTGATAAGACACGAAGGTACGTGACCCTGCCTTGTTTTTAAATCTACCTCAAAGTCTAATCTACTTTTGACTAAATAAATTACACGAATGTGAGACTGACATTGAAATGAAGTTTCACACAATGTTAGATCTCAGGAGAAAAGAGAATGGAACATCACATCTAACACATCATCACATGCACATACTCTAGTGATGGGATCAACTTCTAGACGGGAAACACAAGGATTTCTGGGTAGCTCTGAACTACCAACATAAAGTTCTGTATTTCTGTTATGTTCGACCTAAACACTCATACGATCACGTTTTCACATAAGAGACTAAAACCCCGACTGTTCACAGCCGAGTTCGTCAGGGCTCTTGTCACTAGTCGGAAACTCGCAGCCACTGACAAGCTCTGCTTCGAACAATTAAATCACAATTAAAACTCCACTTCATATAATATTCAAGCTCTTGTCAAGTACTTCCATCAGAGACACTTACCGATGGCCATGAAAATCTCGTTCACGTTCATAGAGGTCTTTGCTGACGTCTCCATGAAAAGCAAACTGTTGTCGTCTGCGTACGACTGTGCATCCTGTGACGGAGAAACCAACACGAGACAACCATTAGGTCATATCACTGAATACTCTTCAGTTGCTATGGATGAAAATAGACACTCACAACCGGTTTATCTGTGATAACGTGTGAGTGTAATTTGCAATATTTGGATCTAgctgttttaaatgtggtttcgtggtttcataaggggactggcCGGGcgttggtggaaggatgtgctctactgagagcTATTGTTCACATCCTGAGttcattagaaaaaaagaaCCTGAAGAAGACAAACCTGGAAGTCCAGTGCTCTCTTGTTTGCGAGATCAGCCTTGTTCCCAGCCAGGGCTATTACAATATTTGGACTGGCTTGTCTCTGAAGCTCTTTAACCCAGTTCTTTGCCCGTACAAATGACTCCTGGAAAACAAAGCagggagaggtagagagggggggggggggggttcatgtGATTAAACTGTAAGGACAAGAGGAGACTcatttgattaaatatgaaacaaaggaaaatgtCCCCAGATACAGTAAAGGTTGAATTAGTTACAGTATCGGAGGTTGTGCTATAAAACCAAACAGACGTTATGACATTAATGTCAGAAAAGTGAGCAACATGCTTGTTCTTTGATGTCTGAGGACCTTGTcttgaataataaaatacaaacactgttcTCTAATGTGAAAGTTAAGAGGAAGTGTTAGAAGGAACTTGTCAGGGGGCTGCCCCGCCCCCCCGctgctaaaaaaaacataccagaggaaacactgataacatttttaatacatGTGTTAATGGTCCGTCACTGCTGCTGTAGTGAGCTACTGCTTGCAGCCGTGCACTCGAgtatgtaggtgtgtgtgtgtgtgttagtacatTGCGtgttctgctgtgttcttacaGTCATAGAGTTG encodes the following:
- the rab5ab gene encoding RAB5A, member RAS oncogene family, b: MASRGGATRPNGPNTGNKICQFKLVLLGESAVGKSSLVLRFVKGQFHEFQESTIGAAFLTQTVCLDDTTVKFEIWDTAGQERYHSLAPMYYRGAQAAIVVYDITNEESFVRAKNWVKELQRQASPNIVIALAGNKADLANKRALDFQDAQSYADDNSLLFMETSAKTSMNVNEIFMAIAKKLPKNEPQATGASSGRSRGVDLTETAQPTSRPCCNN